One Micromonospora eburnea genomic region harbors:
- the fusA gene encoding elongation factor G, whose translation MAAADALANVRNIGIMAHIDAGKTTTTERILFYTGITYKIGETHEGAAVMDWMEQEQERGITITSAATKCEWKGHTIQIIDTPGHVDFTVEVERSLRVLDGAVAVYDGVAGVEPQTENVWRQADKYNVPRMCFVNKMDRTGADFFRAVQMMIDRLNATPLVLQVPIGVEADFVGVVDLIGMRALTWRGETQKGEDYAVEEIPADLADTAAEWREKLLETLADVDDAIMEKYLEGEELAAEEIHAAIRRATIAGKANPVFCGTAFKNKGIQPMLDAVVAYLPSPLDIPAIEGTATDGETPMQRKPSVSEPFSALAFKIQTDKHLGKLTYVRVYSGTIESGMQVVNSTKDRKERIGKIYQMHANKREERGSAKAGDIIAVQGLKQTTTGDTLCDMANPVILESMTFPEPVIEVAIEPKTKADQEKLSTAIQRLAEEDPTFRVKLDEETGQTVISGMGELHLDILVDRMRREFNVEANIGKPQVAYRETIRRAVEKVEYTHKKQTGGSGQYARVIISLEPLPLDNDSPTYEFANAVTGGRIPREFIPSVDAGAQDAMQYGVLAGFPLVGVKLTLVDGQYHEVDSSEMAFKIAGSMAMKEAARKADPALLEPMMAVEVTTPEENMGDVIGDLNSRRGIIQAMEERGGARVVRALVPLSEMFGYVGDLRSKTQGRASYSMQFDSYAEVPASVAKEIIAKATGE comes from the coding sequence GTGGCCGCCGCAGACGCGCTCGCCAACGTACGCAACATCGGCATCATGGCGCACATCGATGCCGGTAAGACCACTACCACCGAGCGGATCCTGTTCTACACCGGTATCACGTACAAGATTGGCGAAACCCACGAGGGTGCCGCCGTCATGGACTGGATGGAACAGGAGCAGGAGCGCGGTATCACCATCACTTCCGCCGCCACGAAGTGCGAGTGGAAGGGCCACACGATCCAGATCATCGACACGCCCGGCCACGTCGACTTCACGGTCGAGGTCGAGCGGTCGCTGCGGGTGCTGGACGGTGCGGTCGCGGTGTACGACGGCGTTGCCGGCGTGGAGCCGCAGACGGAGAACGTGTGGCGTCAGGCGGACAAGTACAACGTCCCCCGGATGTGCTTCGTCAACAAGATGGACCGGACCGGGGCCGACTTCTTCCGCGCCGTGCAGATGATGATCGACCGGCTCAACGCCACTCCGCTGGTCCTCCAGGTGCCGATCGGTGTCGAGGCCGACTTCGTCGGCGTCGTCGACCTGATCGGTATGCGGGCCCTCACCTGGCGCGGGGAGACCCAGAAGGGTGAGGACTACGCGGTCGAGGAGATCCCGGCCGACCTGGCGGACACCGCCGCCGAGTGGCGGGAGAAGCTGCTCGAGACCCTGGCCGACGTGGATGACGCGATCATGGAGAAGTACCTCGAGGGCGAGGAGCTCGCCGCCGAGGAGATCCACGCTGCCATCCGTCGCGCGACCATCGCGGGCAAGGCCAACCCGGTGTTCTGCGGCACCGCGTTCAAGAACAAGGGCATCCAGCCCATGCTCGACGCGGTCGTCGCGTACCTGCCCTCGCCGCTGGACATCCCGGCGATCGAGGGCACCGCGACCGACGGCGAGACCCCGATGCAGCGGAAGCCGTCCGTCTCGGAGCCGTTCTCGGCGCTGGCCTTCAAGATCCAGACCGACAAGCACCTGGGCAAGCTCACCTACGTGCGGGTCTACTCGGGCACGATCGAGTCCGGCATGCAGGTGGTCAACTCCACCAAGGACCGCAAGGAACGGATCGGCAAGATCTACCAGATGCACGCCAACAAGCGGGAGGAGCGCGGCTCCGCCAAGGCTGGCGACATCATTGCGGTCCAGGGTCTGAAGCAGACCACCACCGGTGACACCCTGTGTGACATGGCGAACCCGGTCATCCTGGAGTCGATGACCTTCCCGGAGCCCGTCATCGAGGTGGCCATCGAGCCGAAGACCAAGGCCGACCAGGAGAAGCTCAGCACCGCCATCCAGCGGCTGGCCGAGGAGGACCCGACCTTCCGCGTCAAGCTGGACGAGGAGACCGGCCAGACGGTCATCTCCGGCATGGGCGAGCTCCACCTGGACATCCTGGTCGACCGGATGCGCCGCGAGTTCAACGTCGAGGCGAACATCGGTAAGCCGCAGGTGGCGTACCGCGAGACCATCCGCCGTGCGGTGGAGAAGGTCGAGTACACCCACAAGAAGCAGACCGGTGGTTCCGGCCAGTACGCCCGGGTCATCATCAGCCTGGAGCCGCTGCCGCTGGACAACGACTCGCCGACGTACGAGTTCGCGAACGCCGTCACCGGTGGCCGTATCCCCCGGGAGTTCATCCCCTCGGTGGACGCGGGTGCCCAGGACGCCATGCAGTACGGCGTGCTCGCCGGCTTCCCGCTGGTGGGTGTCAAGCTGACGCTGGTGGACGGTCAGTACCACGAGGTCGACTCGTCCGAGATGGCGTTCAAGATCGCCGGCTCGATGGCGATGAAGGAGGCGGCCCGCAAGGCCGATCCCGCGCTGCTCGAGCCGATGATGGCCGTTGAGGTCACCACTCCTGAGGAGAACATGGGTGACGTCATCGGCGACCTCAACTCCCGTCGTGGCATCATCCAGGCGATGGAGGAGCGCGGCGGTGCCCGCGTCGTCCGCGCCCTGGTGCCGCTGTCGGAGATGTTCGGCTACGTCGGCGACCTGCGGTCGAAGACCCAGGGCCGGGCTAGCTACAGCATGCAGTTCGACTCCTACGCCGAGGTTCCGGCCTCGGTGGCCAAGGAGATCATCGCCAAGGCGACTGGTGAGTGA
- the rpsG gene encoding 30S ribosomal protein S7: MPRKGPAPRKPLVADPVYNSPLVTQLVNKILLRGKRQLAERIVYAALEGCREKSGTDPVVTLKRAMDNVKPTLEVRSRRVGGATYQVPVEVRPARATTLGLRWLVTYSRARREKTMVERLMNELLDASNGLGAAVKRREDTHKMAESNKAFAHYRW; the protein is encoded by the coding sequence ATGCCGCGTAAGGGACCCGCTCCGCGGAAGCCGCTGGTCGCTGACCCGGTGTACAACTCGCCGCTGGTCACCCAGCTGGTGAACAAGATCCTGCTGCGCGGCAAGCGTCAGCTCGCCGAGCGCATCGTGTACGCGGCCCTTGAGGGCTGCCGCGAGAAGTCCGGCACCGACCCGGTCGTCACCCTGAAGCGGGCGATGGACAACGTCAAGCCGACCCTCGAGGTGCGCAGCCGCCGCGTCGGTGGCGCCACCTACCAGGTCCCGGTCGAGGTCCGTCCGGCCCGGGCGACCACCCTGGGCCTGCGCTGGCTGGTCACCTACTCCCGCGCTCGGCGCGAGAAGACCATGGTCGAGCGGCTGATGAACGAGCTGCTGGACGCGAGCAACGGCCTCGGGGCCGCCGTCAAGCGGCGCGAGGACACCCACAAGATGGCCGAGTCCAACAAGGCCTTCGCGCACTACCGCTGGTAA
- a CDS encoding ArsR/SmtB family transcription factor gives MEGDGPRTLTDARELRALSHPVRLALLEALGGGPLTATQAGELIGESPTTCSFHLRQLARYGFVEEAGGGRGRARPWRLTRQGWSAPARPDDAEWTLASQALDRVLLDRYVQRLRTVVDDAPTYPREWYEAAVGQQHLFHLTPAELAEFAAAYRELVADFATRFDRRRTETAARPAGALPVELLFFGYPVRAPEVSDVDPTTAR, from the coding sequence ATGGAAGGCGACGGACCACGCACCCTCACCGACGCCCGGGAACTGCGGGCGCTCAGTCATCCCGTACGGCTGGCCCTGCTGGAGGCGCTCGGCGGCGGCCCACTGACCGCCACCCAGGCCGGCGAGCTGATCGGGGAGAGCCCGACCACCTGCTCGTTCCACCTGCGGCAGTTGGCCCGCTACGGCTTCGTGGAGGAGGCCGGCGGCGGGCGCGGTCGGGCCCGGCCGTGGCGGCTGACCCGACAGGGCTGGTCGGCGCCGGCCCGCCCCGACGACGCCGAGTGGACCCTTGCGTCCCAGGCACTCGACCGGGTGCTGCTCGACCGGTACGTCCAGCGCCTGCGCACCGTCGTCGACGACGCTCCCACCTATCCCCGTGAGTGGTACGAGGCGGCCGTCGGGCAGCAGCATCTCTTCCACCTGACCCCCGCCGAGCTGGCCGAGTTCGCCGCCGCCTACCGCGAGTTGGTCGCCGATTTCGCCACCCGCTTCGACCGGCGGCGCACCGAGACCGCGGCCCGCCCGGCCGGGGCGCTCCCGGTCGAGCTGCTCTTCTTCGGCTACCCCGTGCGGGCCCCGGAGGTGTCGGATGTCGACCCGACGACTGCTCGCTGA
- the rpsL gene encoding 30S ribosomal protein S12 produces MPTIQQLVRKGRQAKTSKTKTPALKGSPQRRGVCTRVYTTTPKKPNSALRKVARVKLSSQIEVTAYIPGVGHNLQEHSIVLVRGGRVKDLPGVRYKIVRGSLDTQGVRNRKQARSRYGAKKEKS; encoded by the coding sequence GTGCCCACGATCCAGCAGCTGGTCCGCAAGGGCCGACAGGCAAAGACGAGCAAGACCAAGACCCCGGCGCTGAAGGGTTCCCCTCAGCGGCGCGGCGTGTGCACCCGCGTGTACACCACCACCCCGAAGAAGCCGAACTCGGCGCTGCGCAAGGTCGCTCGTGTCAAGCTCAGCAGCCAGATCGAGGTGACCGCGTACATCCCGGGTGTCGGCCACAACCTGCAGGAGCACTCGATCGTGCTCGTCCGTGGCGGCCGGGTGAAGGACCTCCCCGGCGTGCGGTACAAGATCGTCCGCGGTTCGCTGGACACCCAGGGTGTCCGCAACCGCAAGCAGGCGCGCAGCCGCTACGGCGCCAAGAAGGAGAAGAGCTGA
- the rpsJ gene encoding 30S ribosomal protein S10 has product MAGQKIRIRLKAYDHEVVDSSARKIVETVTRTGAQVAGPVPLPTEINRFCVIRSPHKYKDSREHFEMRTHKRLIDIIDPTPKTVDSLMRLDLPAGVDIEIKL; this is encoded by the coding sequence ATGGCGGGACAGAAGATCCGCATCCGGCTCAAGGCCTATGACCACGAGGTCGTCGACTCCTCGGCTCGGAAGATCGTCGAGACGGTGACGCGTACCGGGGCGCAGGTCGCTGGCCCGGTGCCGCTGCCCACGGAGATCAACCGTTTCTGCGTTATCCGCTCGCCGCACAAGTACAAGGACTCGCGCGAGCACTTCGAGATGCGCACGCACAAGCGTCTGATCGACATCATCGACCCGACCCCGAAGACGGTCGACTCGCTCATGCGCCTCGACCTGCCGGCTGGCGTCGACATCGAGATCAAGCTGTAG
- the rplC gene encoding 50S ribosomal protein L3, translated as MDRQVKGILGAKLGMTQVWDNNRVVPVTVVQAGPCVVSQVRSADKDGYSAVQLAYGAIDPRKVKKPMAGHYAKAEVAPRRHIVELRTSDAADYSPGQEVTVEEFPAGIVIDVTGKTKGKGFAGAMKRHGFHGLRASHGVERKHRSPGSIGACATPGRVFKGTRMAGRMGGVRYTVQNLTVQAVDTENNLLLVRGAIPGPKGALVLVRTAAKTKAKKGGVAK; from the coding sequence ATGGACAGGCAAGTCAAGGGGATCCTGGGCGCAAAGCTCGGCATGACCCAGGTCTGGGACAACAACCGCGTTGTCCCGGTGACCGTGGTTCAGGCCGGCCCGTGCGTCGTGAGCCAGGTTCGTAGCGCCGACAAGGACGGTTACTCCGCGGTCCAGCTGGCGTACGGGGCCATCGACCCGCGCAAGGTCAAGAAGCCGATGGCCGGGCACTACGCCAAGGCGGAGGTCGCGCCGCGCCGGCACATCGTCGAGCTGCGCACCAGCGACGCCGCGGACTACTCGCCGGGCCAGGAGGTCACGGTCGAGGAGTTCCCCGCCGGCATCGTGATCGACGTCACCGGCAAGACCAAGGGCAAGGGCTTCGCCGGTGCGATGAAGCGGCACGGCTTCCACGGTCTGCGCGCCAGCCACGGTGTCGAGCGCAAGCACCGCTCGCCGGGCTCCATCGGCGCCTGCGCGACCCCGGGCCGCGTCTTCAAGGGCACCCGGATGGCGGGTCGGATGGGTGGCGTGCGCTACACCGTCCAGAACCTGACCGTCCAGGCGGTCGACACCGAGAACAACCTCCTGCTCGTCCGTGGTGCCATTCCGGGCCCCAAGGGCGCGCTGGTTCTGGTCCGCACCGCGGCCAAGACCAAGGCGAAGAAGGGCGGTGTGGCCAAGTGA
- the rplD gene encoding 50S ribosomal protein L4 encodes MTTVDVLSVEGTKSGSVELPADIFDAQANIALMHQVVVAQLAAARQGTHKTKTRGEVSGGGKKPYKQKGTGRARQGSTRAPQFAGGGVVHGPVPRDYSQRTPKKMKAAALRGALSDRARAGQVHVVEGFVSGDKPSTKAALATLAKLTEARRVLVVLSSTDELNWVSLRNEPRVHLIEAGQLNTYDVLVADDVVFTKEALDEFLGVPAETTEEGGK; translated from the coding sequence GTGACCACCGTTGACGTCCTCAGCGTCGAAGGCACCAAGAGCGGCTCCGTCGAGCTGCCGGCCGACATCTTCGACGCCCAGGCCAACATCGCGCTGATGCACCAGGTCGTGGTGGCTCAGCTCGCGGCGGCTCGGCAGGGCACGCACAAGACCAAGACCCGCGGCGAGGTCTCCGGTGGAGGCAAGAAGCCGTACAAGCAGAAGGGCACCGGTCGTGCCCGCCAGGGCTCGACCCGTGCGCCGCAGTTCGCCGGCGGTGGCGTGGTCCACGGCCCGGTGCCGCGCGACTACAGCCAGCGCACCCCGAAGAAGATGAAGGCCGCCGCCCTGCGTGGCGCCCTCTCCGACCGGGCCCGCGCCGGCCAGGTGCACGTCGTCGAGGGGTTCGTCTCCGGCGACAAGCCGTCGACCAAGGCCGCGCTGGCCACGCTGGCGAAGCTGACCGAGGCCCGTCGCGTCCTGGTCGTGCTGAGCAGCACCGACGAGCTGAACTGGGTGTCGCTGCGCAACGAGCCGCGGGTGCACCTGATCGAGGCCGGCCAGCTCAACACGTACGACGTGCTGGTGGCCGACGACGTGGTCTTCACCAAGGAGGCCCTGGACGAGTTCCTGGGCGTTCCCGCCGAGACCACCGAGGAGGGTGGCAAGTGA
- the tuf gene encoding elongation factor Tu, whose translation MAKAKFERTKPHVNIGTIGHIDHGKTTLTAAITKVLHDQYPELNPYTPFDQIDNAPEEKARGITISISHVEYQTENRHYAHVDCPGHADYIKNMITGAAQMDGAILVVAATDGPMPQTREHVLLARQVGVPYIVVALNKSDMVDDEELLELVELEVRELLSSQEYPGDDLPVVRVSALKALEGDPEWTQRLLDLMNAVDTAIPQPERETEKPFLMPIEDVFTITGRGTVVTGRAERGVLKPNEEVEIVGIREKSMKTTCTGIEMFRKLLDEARAGENVGLLLRGIKREDVERGMVVIKPGTTTPHTEFEATVYILSKEEGGRHTPFFQNYRPQFYFRTTDVTGVVTLPEGTEMVMPGDNTSMTVKLIQPIAMEENLKFAIREGGRTVGAGRVTKIIK comes from the coding sequence GTGGCGAAGGCGAAGTTCGAGCGGACTAAGCCGCACGTCAACATCGGCACCATTGGTCACATCGACCACGGTAAGACGACGCTGACGGCGGCCATCACCAAGGTCCTGCACGACCAGTACCCGGAACTGAACCCGTACACGCCGTTCGACCAGATCGACAACGCGCCGGAGGAGAAGGCGCGTGGTATCACGATCTCGATCTCGCACGTCGAGTACCAGACCGAGAACCGGCACTACGCGCACGTCGACTGCCCCGGTCACGCCGACTACATCAAGAACATGATCACCGGTGCCGCCCAGATGGACGGCGCGATCCTGGTGGTGGCGGCGACCGACGGCCCGATGCCGCAGACCCGCGAGCACGTGCTGCTGGCCCGTCAGGTCGGCGTGCCGTACATCGTCGTGGCGCTCAACAAGAGCGACATGGTCGACGACGAGGAGCTCCTGGAGCTCGTCGAGCTCGAGGTCCGCGAGCTGCTCTCCTCGCAGGAGTACCCGGGTGACGACCTGCCGGTCGTCCGGGTCTCGGCGCTGAAGGCCCTCGAGGGCGACCCGGAGTGGACCCAGCGTCTGCTCGACCTGATGAACGCTGTCGACACCGCGATCCCGCAGCCGGAGCGCGAGACCGAGAAGCCGTTCCTCATGCCGATCGAGGACGTCTTCACGATCACCGGTCGTGGCACCGTGGTCACCGGCCGCGCCGAGCGTGGCGTGCTCAAGCCGAACGAGGAGGTGGAGATCGTCGGCATCCGCGAGAAGTCGATGAAGACCACCTGCACCGGCATCGAGATGTTCCGCAAGCTGCTGGACGAGGCCCGGGCCGGTGAGAACGTCGGTCTGCTCCTCCGCGGCATCAAGCGCGAGGACGTCGAGCGCGGCATGGTCGTCATCAAGCCGGGCACCACGACCCCGCACACGGAGTTCGAGGCGACGGTCTACATCCTCTCCAAGGAGGAGGGTGGCCGCCACACCCCGTTCTTCCAGAACTACCGTCCGCAGTTCTACTTCCGGACCACGGACGTCACCGGCGTCGTCACGCTGCCCGAGGGCACCGAGATGGTCATGCCGGGCGACAACACCTCGATGACCGTCAAGCTGATCCAGCCCATCGCGATGGAGGAGAACCTCAAGTTCGCGATCCGGGAGGGTGGCCGTACGGTCGGCGCGGGTCGCGTCACCAAGATCATCAAGTGA
- a CDS encoding MFS transporter: MSTRRLLADPRARRYLTGQTLSLVGDSAMWLACGIWVKDLTGSNGAAGLTFLFFTAPALLAPLAGLLADRLPRRRLLVGANLAGVALLLPLLAVHGPHQVPLIYAVMLLYGCLHLVIEPAQSALLVSLLPTDLLASANGLLRTARESLRLLAPLAGAGLYALLGGAAVAVLDMATFAAAAGLLLALRVPDPAPARPERTGGVLRHWAAEASAGFRHLAGHPLLRRVVLATAVLALVLGFSESTGYAVVDQGLHRRPEFLGVLQAAQGLGAVVGGLGSAALIRRFGEVRVAAGAFLAWATGAALAGTPLLGVILAGRVCSGIGLTAMAIALLTLLQRSAPGRLQGRVYAGFEVTSTVPQTASIGLGAYLIGALDYRVLLLTQAAVVALAALLLLRAGRFAPSGEDARARSTVATTA, translated from the coding sequence ATGTCGACCCGACGACTGCTCGCTGACCCGCGCGCCCGCCGCTACCTGACCGGGCAGACGCTGTCCCTCGTCGGCGACAGCGCGATGTGGCTGGCCTGCGGCATCTGGGTGAAGGACCTGACCGGGAGCAACGGCGCGGCCGGGCTGACCTTCCTCTTCTTCACCGCCCCGGCGCTGCTCGCGCCGCTGGCCGGGCTGCTCGCCGACCGGCTACCGCGCCGCCGGCTGCTGGTCGGGGCGAACCTGGCCGGCGTGGCGCTCCTGTTGCCGCTGCTGGCGGTCCACGGCCCCCACCAGGTGCCACTGATCTATGCGGTCATGCTCCTCTACGGCTGCCTCCACCTGGTCATCGAGCCGGCCCAGTCGGCACTGCTCGTCAGCCTGCTCCCCACCGACCTGCTGGCCAGCGCGAACGGGCTGCTGCGTACGGCCCGGGAGAGCCTGCGCCTGCTCGCCCCGCTCGCCGGCGCCGGTCTGTACGCACTGCTCGGCGGGGCGGCGGTGGCCGTACTGGACATGGCGACCTTCGCCGCCGCGGCCGGGCTGCTGCTGGCCCTCCGGGTCCCGGACCCGGCCCCGGCGCGGCCCGAGCGCACCGGTGGCGTGCTCCGGCACTGGGCGGCGGAGGCGAGCGCCGGGTTCCGGCATCTCGCCGGGCATCCGCTGCTGCGCCGGGTGGTCCTCGCGACCGCGGTGCTTGCCCTGGTGCTGGGCTTCAGCGAGTCGACCGGGTACGCCGTCGTCGACCAGGGACTGCATCGACGCCCGGAGTTCCTCGGCGTGCTCCAGGCCGCGCAGGGGCTCGGCGCGGTCGTCGGCGGGCTGGGCAGCGCCGCCCTGATCCGTCGGTTCGGCGAGGTGCGCGTCGCGGCGGGCGCGTTCCTGGCCTGGGCCACCGGCGCCGCCCTGGCCGGCACTCCGCTGCTCGGCGTGATCCTGGCCGGCCGGGTCTGCTCCGGCATCGGGCTGACCGCCATGGCCATCGCCCTGCTCACCCTGCTGCAACGCAGCGCGCCCGGCCGGCTCCAGGGCCGGGTGTACGCCGGTTTCGAGGTGACCAGCACCGTTCCGCAGACCGCTTCGATCGGGCTCGGGGCGTACCTGATCGGGGCCCTCGACTACCGGGTGCTGCTGCTCACCCAGGCGGCGGTCGTGGCCCTCGCCGCACTGCTGCTGCTCCGTGCCGGGCGCTTCGCTCCGTCCGGCGAGGACGCGCGGGCGCGGTCCACGGTGGCCACCACCGCGTAG